A genomic segment from Osmerus mordax isolate fOsmMor3 chromosome 5, fOsmMor3.pri, whole genome shotgun sequence encodes:
- the wnt8b gene encoding protein Wnt-8b, whose amino-acid sequence MFMHLEAFYYILILMAHMRSCCSWSVNNFLMTGPKAYLIYSSSVAAGAQSGIEECKYQFAWDRWNCPERALQLSTHSSLRSANRETAFVHAISSAGVMYTLTRNCSLGDFDNCGCDDTRNGQRGGHGWLWGGCSDNLGFGEAISKQFVDALETGQDARAAMNLHNNEAGRKAVKGTMQRTCKCHGVSGSCTTQTCWLQLPEFREVGNYLKEKYHRAFKVDLLRGAGNSAASRGAIAETFSSISRKELVHLEDSPDYCLENRTLGLPGTEGRECLKKGKSLSKWEKRSCKRLCGECGLAVEERKAEMVSSCNCKFHWCCAVKCEQCRKTVTKYFCVKKGGQRGKNESAGSRRKNLRLRKKH is encoded by the exons ATGTTCATGCATTTGGAGGCCTTCTATTACATTTTAATTTTGATGGCTCACATGAGATCCTGCTGCAGTTG GTCAGTGAATAATTTTTTGATGACTGGACCCAAG GCCTATCTAATCTACTCCAGCAGTGTTGCGGCAGGGGCCCAGAGTGGCATTGAGGAGTGCAAGTACCAGTTTGCCTGGGATCGCTGGAACTGCCCAGAGAGGGCATTGCAGCTATCTACCCACAGCAGTCTGCGCAGCG CAAACCGTGAGACAGCTTTTGTCCATGCTATTAGTTCAGCTGGAGTCATGTATACCCTCACCAGGAACTGTAGCCTTGGGGACTTTGACAATTGTGGCTGTGACGATACCAGAAATGGACAGCGAG GGGGCCACGGCTGGCTATGGGGAGGCTGCAGTGATAACTTGGGCTTCGGTGAGGCAATCTCCAAACAGTTTGTTGACGCACTAGAGACTGGGCAGGATGCACGGGCAGCCATGAACTTGCACAACAACGAGGCTGGGCGCAAG gcTGTGAAAGGGACTATGCAGCGTACGTGTAAATGCCACGGTGTCTCAGGGAGCTGCACCACTCAGACCTGCTGGCTGCAGCTGCCAGAGTTCAGGGAGGTGGGCAACTACCTGAAGGAGAAGTACCACCGGGCCTTCAAGGTGGACCTCCTCAGGGGGGCCGGGAACAGCGCAGCCAGCCGGGGGGCCATTGCTGAGACCTTCAGCTCCATTTCCCGCAAGGAGCTGGTCCACCTGGAGGACTCCCCTGACTACTGCCTGGAGAACCGTACCCTGGGCCTGCCTGGCACAGAGGGGCGTGAGTGTCTGAAGAAGGGCAAGAGCCTGAGCAAGTGGGAGAAGCGCAGCTGCAAGAGGCTGTGTGGGGAGTGTGGGCTGGCCGTAGAGGAGCGCAAAGCAGAGATGGTTTCGAGCTGTAACTGTAAGTTCCACTGGTGTTGCGCGGTGAAGTGTGAGCAGTGCCGGAAGACAGTGACCAAGTATTTCTGCGTGAAGAAGGGGGGCCAAAGGGGCAAGAATGAGAGCGCCGGCAGTCGCAGGAAGAACCTTCGGCTGAGAAAGAAGCACTGA
- the scdb gene encoding stearoyl-CoA desaturase b, with protein MTETETRTTNPRKQQNGKVVAETSAMEDVFDDSYKEKDGPKPPTRLVWRNIISMLLLHTGAVYGVTLIPSASSLTLVWSLMCFITSALGITAGAHRLWSHRSYKASFPLKVFLGLANSMAFQNDIFEWARDHRVHHKYSETDADPHNAIRGFFFSHIGWLLVRKHPDVIEKGKKLELSDLKADKVVMFQRQYYKLSVVLLCFLMPMLVPWYFWGESLLVAYFVPAILRYTLVLNATWLVNSAAHMWGNRPYDQGINPRENRFVAFSAIGEGFHNYHHTFPFDYGTSEFGVKLNLTTAFIDLMCCLGLARDCKKVSKDMAMARAERTGDGSHKSG; from the exons ATGACAGAAACGGAGACAAGGACTACCAATCCTCGCAAGCAACAGAACGGAAAAGTTGTGGCAGAAACATCAGCAATGGAAGATGTTTTTGATGACAGCTACAAAGAGAAAGATGGTCCAAAACCACCGACGAGATTGGTGTGGAGAAATATCATATCAATGCTACTGTTACATACTGGGGCGGTTTATGGAGTGACGCTCATCCCATCCGCATCAAGTTTAACTCTCGTTTGGA GTTTAATGTGCTTCATCACGAGTGCTCTTGGTATCACTGCTGGAGCACACAGACTATGGAGTCACAGATCCTACAAAGCTTCTTTCCCACTGAAAGTCTTCCTGGGCCTAGCCAACTCAATGGCCTTTCAG AATGACATCTTCGAGTGGGCAAGGGACCACCGGGTTCACCACAAGTACTCAGAGACTGATGCAGACCCCCACAATGCCATCAGGGGCTTTTTCTTTTCTCACATCGGCTGGCTGTTGGTTCGGAAACACCCTGATGTCATAGAGAAGGGAAAGAAGCTGGAGCTTTCCGATCTGAAGGCAGATAAAGTTGTGATGTTCCAGAGACA GTACTACAAGCTATCTGTGGTGCTGCTGTGTTTCCTGATGCCCATGTTGGTTCCCTGGTACTTTTGGGGGGAGTCCTTGTTGGTGGCGTACTTTGTGCCTGCCATCCTGAGGTACACCCTGGTACTTAACGCTACCTGGCTGGTCAACAGTGCAGCTCATATGTGGGGCAACAGGCCCTATGACCAGGGGATCAACCCCAGGGAGAATCGGTTTGTGGCTTTCAGCGCCATAG GGGAGGGCTTTCACAACTACCATCACACGTTTCCCTTCGACTATGGCACTAGCGAGTTTGGTGTCAAGTTGAACCTCACCACTGCCTTCATAGACCTTATGTGCTGCCTGGGACTGGCCAGGGACTGCAAGAAGGTGTCCAAAGACATGGCCATGGCTCGGGCCGAGCGAACAGGTGATGGGAGCCACAAAAGTGGCTAG